A genomic window from Borrelia hispanica CRI includes:
- a CDS encoding anti-CBASS protein Acb1 family protein produces the protein MKYNSKINSYELYKHSIFFRNYINNVAEDVLHNGINLEVIYSTALSGIEDTLDNLKVELKEALLNCIISYRFNGVGYILVKTAGDDNLDLKINSELPIGFVYLDFSCVRDRGSKSSYVIYSFKEEDDEGVLVRKEVKIHKSRLIIYENYDYILGSYTPCYTQSFLLNVVLFETIYQEIDRRIRNYNFLFYKDESLAEINDAISKASLQFNLLTKSNKDNSSGMFKKLFKRNSDDGSVDNSGDESVKRGTNILNALNNDLSLELERLKSNLNNDGIFYSGSESAHLEVMKYELTFLKDTLELVKAKIGADTKEPLTRSFNEQTKGLGNDGKGDRSNYYDFLKGVQERIEIAVNQKLNQYFGLDMRFNSLILLSETDKIEHDIKLLELYEKYKSAIGYEELSEKSVELLKDKLFFGEIFLGGQ, from the coding sequence ATGAAATACAATTCTAAAATCAATTCTTATGAATTATATAAACATTCAATATTTTTCAGGAATTATATAAATAATGTTGCAGAAGACGTTCTTCACAATGGGATCAACTTAGAAGTTATTTATAGTACTGCTTTAAGTGGTATTGAAGATACGTTAGATAATCTAAAAGTAGAACTTAAAGAAGCACTGTTGAATTGTATCATAAGTTACAGATTTAATGGTGTTGGCTATATTTTGGTCAAAACAGCAGGAGATGATAATCTTGACTTAAAAATTAATTCAGAATTACCAATTGGATTTGTGTATTTAGATTTTAGTTGTGTGCGAGATAGGGGTTCTAAGTCTTCTTATGTCATATATTCATTCAAAGAAGAGGATGATGAGGGAGTTTTAGTTAGAAAAGAAGTCAAGATCCATAAGAGTCGTTTGATTATATATGAGAATTATGACTATATTTTGGGTTCATATACACCATGTTATACACAAAGTTTTCTTCTAAATGTAGTTCTTTTTGAGACTATCTATCAAGAGATAGATAGAAGGATTCGAAACTACAATTTTTTATTTTACAAGGATGAGTCTTTAGCAGAGATTAATGATGCTATAAGTAAAGCATCTTTGCAATTTAATTTACTTACCAAAAGCAATAAAGATAATAGTTCTGGTATGTTTAAGAAGCTTTTTAAGCGCAATTCTGATGATGGTAGTGTTGATAATAGTGGTGATGAGAGTGTAAAGAGGGGTACCAATATCTTGAATGCACTAAACAATGATTTGTCCCTCGAACTTGAGAGACTAAAATCCAATTTGAATAATGATGGGATATTCTATTCTGGAAGTGAGTCTGCACATTTAGAAGTTATGAAATATGAACTTACTTTTTTGAAAGATACTTTAGAACTTGTAAAAGCAAAAATAGGAGCAGATACTAAAGAACCATTAACTAGGAGTTTCAATGAACAAACTAAAGGTCTTGGCAATGATGGTAAAGGAGACCGAAGTAATTATTATGATTTTTTGAAGGGGGTGCAAGAACGGATTGAAATTGCGGTAAATCAGAAGCTTAATCAATATTTTGGTCTTGATATGAGATTCAATTCTCTAATTCTTTTGAGCGAAACTGACAAGATTGAGCATGATATCAAATTACTTGAACTTTATGAGAAATATAAGAGTGCTATAGGTTATGAAGAATTGTCAGAAAAGTCAGTTGAACTTTTGAAAGATAAATTGTTTTTTGGAGAAATTTTCTTAGGAGGTCAATAA